One part of the Sebastes fasciatus isolate fSebFas1 chromosome 8, fSebFas1.pri, whole genome shotgun sequence genome encodes these proteins:
- the wnt10b gene encoding protein Wnt-10b isoform X4: MEMLGGHGHCDAGWLLLWNCHLPKRVLCNDILSLKVAGDPVLTPNSVCLRLAGLSKRQMRMCVRSPDVTASALQGIQVAIHECQHQLRDQRWNCSSLEGLGKLPHHNTILNRGFRESAFSLALLAAGVAHSVASACSMGKLRGCGCEAKRRQDDDKIRLKLTQLQLQTLQKGGVGLGMARSLPSELNSHHGDLPANLRSTHPSALLKPLPDELSSMQETWEWGGCSHDVRFGDRFSRDWLDSRGSPRDIHARMRIHNNRMGRQVVTENMKRKCKCHGTSGSCQFKTCWHVSPEFRLVGSLLKEKFRSAIFVNSQNKNNGVFNPRTGNGAGGSTGGLNGGRRRTMSRELVYFEKSPDFCERDASVDSPGTQGRICNKTSYGTDSCGSLCCGRGHNILKQTRSERCNCRFHWCCYVLCEECRLTEWVNVCK; this comes from the exons ATGGAGATGTTAGGAGGCCACGGCCATTGTGATGCTGGGTGGCTGTTACTCTGGAACTGCCATCTGCCGAAAAG ggtgCTGTGTAATGATATCCTCAGCCTGAAGGTGGCAGGAGATCCAGTGCTAACCCCTAACTCGGTGTGTCTGAGGCTGGCAGGCCTCAGTAAACGTCAGATGCGGATGTGTGTGCGGAGCCCGGATGTGACGGCCTCTGCTCTGCAGGGCATCCAGGTGGCCATCCACGAATGCCAGCACCAGCTCCGGGACCAGCGCTGGAACTGCTCCTCGCTGGAAGGCCTTGGCAAGCTTCCCCACCACAACACCATCCTCAACAGGG GTTTTCGTGAGAGTGCCTTCTCTCTGGCCCTGTTGGCAGCGGGTGTGGCTCACTCTGTGGCCTCGGCCTGCAGCATGGGCAAGCTGCGGGGGTGTGGCTGCGAGGCCAAGCGTCGCCAGGACGATGACAAGATCCGGCTGAAGCTcacacagctgcagctgcagacCCTGCAGAAGGGTGGAGTAGGCCTCGGCATGGCGCGGTCATTACCCTCAGAGCTAAACAGTCACCATGGCGACCTGCCCGCTAACCTGCGCTCCACCCATCCCTCCGCCCTGCTCAAGCCTTTACCAGATGAGCTGAGCTCCATGCAGGAGACGTGGGAGTGGGGGGGCTGCAGTCATGACGTCCGTTTCGGGGACCGTTTTTCCAGGGACTGGCTCGACTCCCGCGGGTCTCCAAGAGACATCCACGCTCGCATGAGGATACATAACAACCGGATGGGACGACAG GTAGTGACTGAAAACATGAAGAGGAAGTGCAAATGTCACGGCACCTCAGGGAGCTGTCAGTTCAAGACCTGCTGGCATGTGTCTCCAGAGTTCCGGCTTGTGGGTTCTCTACTCAAGGAAAAGTTCCGGTCAGCAATCTTCGTCAACTCCCAGAACAAGAACAATGGGGTTTTTAACCCTCGGACAGGAAACGGCGCCGGCGGGAGCACAGGGGGACTCAACGGAGGTCGCCGTCGAACCATGTCCAGAGAGCTGGTGTACTTTGAGAAGTCCCCTGATTTCTGTGAGCGCGACGCGTCTGTAGACTCTCCTGGCACACAAGGACGCATCTGCAACAAAACCAGCTACGGCACAGACAGCTGCGGCTCGCTGTGCTGCGGCCGCGGACACAACATCCTGAAACAGACACGCAGCGAGCGCTGCAACTGCAGGTTCCACTGGTGTTGCTACGTGCTGTGCGAGGAGTGCCGTCTCACAGAGTGGGTCAATGTGTGCAAGTAG
- the wnt10b gene encoding protein Wnt-10b isoform X1, with the protein MGLQKERWRGVCSQPHRHASCGRPVDDEVMEMLGGHGHCDAGWLLLWNCHLPKRVLCNDILSLKVAGDPVLTPNSVCLRLAGLSKRQMRMCVRSPDVTASALQGIQVAIHECQHQLRDQRWNCSSLEGLGKLPHHNTILNRGFRESAFSLALLAAGVAHSVASACSMGKLRGCGCEAKRRQDDDKIRLKLTQLQLQTLQKGGVGLGMARSLPSELNSHHGDLPANLRSTHPSALLKPLPDELSSMQETWEWGGCSHDVRFGDRFSRDWLDSRGSPRDIHARMRIHNNRMGRQVVTENMKRKCKCHGTSGSCQFKTCWHVSPEFRLVGSLLKEKFRSAIFVNSQNKNNGVFNPRTGNGAGGSTGGLNGGRRRTMSRELVYFEKSPDFCERDASVDSPGTQGRICNKTSYGTDSCGSLCCGRGHNILKQTRSERCNCRFHWCCYVLCEECRLTEWVNVCK; encoded by the exons ATGGGACTGCAGAAGGAAAGATGGAGAGGTGTGTGCAGCCAACCACACAGACATGCAA GTTGTGGCAGGCCGGTAGATGATGAAGTGATGGAGATGTTAGGAGGCCACGGCCATTGTGATGCTGGGTGGCTGTTACTCTGGAACTGCCATCTGCCGAAAAG ggtgCTGTGTAATGATATCCTCAGCCTGAAGGTGGCAGGAGATCCAGTGCTAACCCCTAACTCGGTGTGTCTGAGGCTGGCAGGCCTCAGTAAACGTCAGATGCGGATGTGTGTGCGGAGCCCGGATGTGACGGCCTCTGCTCTGCAGGGCATCCAGGTGGCCATCCACGAATGCCAGCACCAGCTCCGGGACCAGCGCTGGAACTGCTCCTCGCTGGAAGGCCTTGGCAAGCTTCCCCACCACAACACCATCCTCAACAGGG GTTTTCGTGAGAGTGCCTTCTCTCTGGCCCTGTTGGCAGCGGGTGTGGCTCACTCTGTGGCCTCGGCCTGCAGCATGGGCAAGCTGCGGGGGTGTGGCTGCGAGGCCAAGCGTCGCCAGGACGATGACAAGATCCGGCTGAAGCTcacacagctgcagctgcagacCCTGCAGAAGGGTGGAGTAGGCCTCGGCATGGCGCGGTCATTACCCTCAGAGCTAAACAGTCACCATGGCGACCTGCCCGCTAACCTGCGCTCCACCCATCCCTCCGCCCTGCTCAAGCCTTTACCAGATGAGCTGAGCTCCATGCAGGAGACGTGGGAGTGGGGGGGCTGCAGTCATGACGTCCGTTTCGGGGACCGTTTTTCCAGGGACTGGCTCGACTCCCGCGGGTCTCCAAGAGACATCCACGCTCGCATGAGGATACATAACAACCGGATGGGACGACAG GTAGTGACTGAAAACATGAAGAGGAAGTGCAAATGTCACGGCACCTCAGGGAGCTGTCAGTTCAAGACCTGCTGGCATGTGTCTCCAGAGTTCCGGCTTGTGGGTTCTCTACTCAAGGAAAAGTTCCGGTCAGCAATCTTCGTCAACTCCCAGAACAAGAACAATGGGGTTTTTAACCCTCGGACAGGAAACGGCGCCGGCGGGAGCACAGGGGGACTCAACGGAGGTCGCCGTCGAACCATGTCCAGAGAGCTGGTGTACTTTGAGAAGTCCCCTGATTTCTGTGAGCGCGACGCGTCTGTAGACTCTCCTGGCACACAAGGACGCATCTGCAACAAAACCAGCTACGGCACAGACAGCTGCGGCTCGCTGTGCTGCGGCCGCGGACACAACATCCTGAAACAGACACGCAGCGAGCGCTGCAACTGCAGGTTCCACTGGTGTTGCTACGTGCTGTGCGAGGAGTGCCGTCTCACAGAGTGGGTCAATGTGTGCAAGTAG
- the wnt10b gene encoding protein Wnt-10b isoform X3 yields the protein MGLQKERWRGCGRPVDDEVMEMLGGHGHCDAGWLLLWNCHLPKRVLCNDILSLKVAGDPVLTPNSVCLRLAGLSKRQMRMCVRSPDVTASALQGIQVAIHECQHQLRDQRWNCSSLEGLGKLPHHNTILNRGFRESAFSLALLAAGVAHSVASACSMGKLRGCGCEAKRRQDDDKIRLKLTQLQLQTLQKGGVGLGMARSLPSELNSHHGDLPANLRSTHPSALLKPLPDELSSMQETWEWGGCSHDVRFGDRFSRDWLDSRGSPRDIHARMRIHNNRMGRQVVTENMKRKCKCHGTSGSCQFKTCWHVSPEFRLVGSLLKEKFRSAIFVNSQNKNNGVFNPRTGNGAGGSTGGLNGGRRRTMSRELVYFEKSPDFCERDASVDSPGTQGRICNKTSYGTDSCGSLCCGRGHNILKQTRSERCNCRFHWCCYVLCEECRLTEWVNVCK from the exons ATGGGACTGCAGAAGGAAAGATGGAGAG GTTGTGGCAGGCCGGTAGATGATGAAGTGATGGAGATGTTAGGAGGCCACGGCCATTGTGATGCTGGGTGGCTGTTACTCTGGAACTGCCATCTGCCGAAAAG ggtgCTGTGTAATGATATCCTCAGCCTGAAGGTGGCAGGAGATCCAGTGCTAACCCCTAACTCGGTGTGTCTGAGGCTGGCAGGCCTCAGTAAACGTCAGATGCGGATGTGTGTGCGGAGCCCGGATGTGACGGCCTCTGCTCTGCAGGGCATCCAGGTGGCCATCCACGAATGCCAGCACCAGCTCCGGGACCAGCGCTGGAACTGCTCCTCGCTGGAAGGCCTTGGCAAGCTTCCCCACCACAACACCATCCTCAACAGGG GTTTTCGTGAGAGTGCCTTCTCTCTGGCCCTGTTGGCAGCGGGTGTGGCTCACTCTGTGGCCTCGGCCTGCAGCATGGGCAAGCTGCGGGGGTGTGGCTGCGAGGCCAAGCGTCGCCAGGACGATGACAAGATCCGGCTGAAGCTcacacagctgcagctgcagacCCTGCAGAAGGGTGGAGTAGGCCTCGGCATGGCGCGGTCATTACCCTCAGAGCTAAACAGTCACCATGGCGACCTGCCCGCTAACCTGCGCTCCACCCATCCCTCCGCCCTGCTCAAGCCTTTACCAGATGAGCTGAGCTCCATGCAGGAGACGTGGGAGTGGGGGGGCTGCAGTCATGACGTCCGTTTCGGGGACCGTTTTTCCAGGGACTGGCTCGACTCCCGCGGGTCTCCAAGAGACATCCACGCTCGCATGAGGATACATAACAACCGGATGGGACGACAG GTAGTGACTGAAAACATGAAGAGGAAGTGCAAATGTCACGGCACCTCAGGGAGCTGTCAGTTCAAGACCTGCTGGCATGTGTCTCCAGAGTTCCGGCTTGTGGGTTCTCTACTCAAGGAAAAGTTCCGGTCAGCAATCTTCGTCAACTCCCAGAACAAGAACAATGGGGTTTTTAACCCTCGGACAGGAAACGGCGCCGGCGGGAGCACAGGGGGACTCAACGGAGGTCGCCGTCGAACCATGTCCAGAGAGCTGGTGTACTTTGAGAAGTCCCCTGATTTCTGTGAGCGCGACGCGTCTGTAGACTCTCCTGGCACACAAGGACGCATCTGCAACAAAACCAGCTACGGCACAGACAGCTGCGGCTCGCTGTGCTGCGGCCGCGGACACAACATCCTGAAACAGACACGCAGCGAGCGCTGCAACTGCAGGTTCCACTGGTGTTGCTACGTGCTGTGCGAGGAGTGCCGTCTCACAGAGTGGGTCAATGTGTGCAAGTAG
- the wnt1 gene encoding protein Wnt-1 yields the protein MRSLALLLGVKAACILLVSSLSGTGAVNNSGRWWGIVNVASSSNLLTNSKNVQLVLDPSLALLSRRQRRLIRQNPGILHAIAAGLHTAIKECKWQFRNRRWNCPTTHSPAVFGKIVNRGCRETAFVFAITSAGVTHAVARSCSEGAIESCTCDYRRRGPGGPDWHWGGCSDNVDFGRMFSREFVDSSERGRDLRYLTNLHNNEAGRMTVSSEMRQECKCHGMSGSCTVRTCWMRLPSFRTVGDFLKDRFDGASRVVYANKGSNRASHRADPRHLEPENPAHKPPSAMDLVYFEKSPNFCSYNGKTGTLGTSARTCNSSSPGLDGCELLCCGRGFTTRTESVTERCHCTFHWCCHVSCLNCTSTRMLHECL from the exons ATGAGGAGTCTGGCTCTGCTGTTAGGGGTGAAAGCCGCCTGCATCCTGCTGgtgtcctctctctctggcaCCGGGGCTGTCAACAACAGCGGCCGGTGGTG GGGTATTGTCAATGTGGCCTCCTCATCCAACCTCCTCACCAATTCCAAGAACGTGCAGTTGGTCCTGGACCCAAGCCTGGCCCTACTGAGTCGTCGCCAACGCCGGCTGATTCGGCAGAATCCTGGCATCTTGCACGCCATCGCTGCAGGGCTGCACACTGCCATAAAGGAGTGCAAGTGGCAGTTCCGCAACCGCCGCTGGAACTGCCCGACCACCCACAGCCCGGCAGTTTTTGGGAAAATTGTCAATCGTG GTTGCCGAGAGACGGCGTTTGTATTTGCCATCACCAGCGCAGGGGTGACCCATGCTGTGGCTCGCTCCTGCTCAGAAGGGGCCATTGAGTCGTGCACATGCGATTACCGCCGCAGAGGTCCTGGAGGGCCAGACTGGCACTGGGGGGGCTGCAGCGACAATGTCGACTTTGGCCGGATGTTCAGCCGGGAGTTTGTGGACTCCAGTGAGAGGGGCAGAGATCTGCGCTACCTCACCAACCTACACAACAATGAGGCTGGCAGAATG ACTGTGTCATCAGAGATGCGTCAGGAGTGTAAGTGCCACGGCATGTCGGGCTCCTGCACCGTGCGCACCTGTTGGATGCGCCTGCCCAGCTTCCGCACAGTGGGAGACTTCCTTAAGGACCGCTTTGATGGTGCATCCAGGGTTGTTTATGCAAACAAGGGAAGCAACCGTGCCTCTCACCGAGCCGACCCACGGCATCTGGAGCCTGAAAACCCGGCTCACAAACCCCCCTCTGCCATGGACCTGGTCTATTTTGAGAAATCACCAAACTTCTGCTCCTATAACGGCAAAACTGGCACTTTGGGAACTTCTGCGAGAACGTGCAACAGCTCTTCTCCAGGCCTGGACGGATGTGAGCTGCTCTGCTGCGGACGTGGGTTTACGACCCGGACTGAGAGCGTGACCGAACGTTGCCACTGCACCTTCCACTGGTGCTGTCATGTCAGCTGCTTGAACTGCACCAGCACACGAATGTTACATGAGTGTCTATGA
- the ikzf4 gene encoding zinc finger protein Eos isoform X1: MGPEVVWDSQVKKKKKKKKKKEKSRRCCRRLGKQTAIQTIKKGKQAIGRQASGERMNADDCNGCSFAQGNGGESSTEQDFYGGLQGPSARSPNSQQSSPHRSLSANSIKVELCSDDESPGAPQPENREAVRDDSRRDDPMEEGSAEYAGAGADRGSVYNEMASPNAASPGPIRLANGKLQCEVCGMICIGPNVLMVHKRSHTGERPFQCNQCGASFTQKGNLLRHIKLHSGEKPFKCPVCNYACRRRDALAGHLRTHTASSPTVGKPFKCSYCSRSYKQQSTLEEHLERCHSYLKSLDHQTAAIAQTAQDEESVNMETITKPVLQPSSEKIQFVDRLAISITKRKRSTPQKFLGEKHMHLDLPEAPYELSSGSEKDGDLMSSQPAGDSARSAGPHLQGGRGKGENHEPPALSQLHPAFLSEVRTVMGSINSNVTPQGPRAHGGGGMAAVSLGLAGREAGEGRDDQRSAHSYTTSPNGCPDSTDTESTAEEQSTRATAPTSTSNNHHLHYQTPALPRSHPTSSPRQAKDSDPEWERACPAPPIIAKRSPVSPLSSRETVQVLDRDGRPVRSFHCRHCRILFLDHVMFTIHMGCHGFRQPFECNICGHRSQDRYEFSSHISRGEHQVG; the protein is encoded by the exons ATGGGCCCGGAAGTTGTTTGGGATTcccaggtaaaaaaaaaaaaaaaaaaaaaaaaaaaaaaagaaaaatcccgGAGATGCTGTCGTCGCCTGGGAAAACAAACAGCTATCCAGacaattaaaaaaggaaaacaagcgATCGGTCGCCag GCATCTGGTGAGAGAATGAATGCTGATGACTGCAATGGATGCTCATTTGCACAAG GTAATGGAGGAGAGTCATCAACGGAACAGGACTTTTATGGCGGGTTGCAGGGCCCTTCAGCGAGATCTCCAAACAGTCAGCAGTCGTCACCACACCGCTCCCTTAGTG CAAACTCCATCAAGGTTGAGCTGTGCAGCGACGATGAGTCACCAGGTGCTCCACAGCCAGAGAACAGAGAGGCTGTGAGGGACGATAGCAGGAGGGATGACCCCATGGAAGAGGGGAGCGCCGAGTACGCTGGGGCTGGCGCAGACAGAGGGAGCGTTTACAACGAGATGGCCAGTCCGAATGCTGCTTCACCGGGACCCATCCGGCTGGCCAATGGTAAGCTCCAGTGCGAGGTGTGCGGGATGATCTGCATCGGACCCAACGTGCTGATGGTGCACAAGCGTAGCCACACAG GCGAGAGGCCGTTCCAGTGTAACCAGTGTGGAGCTTCCTTCACCCAGAAGGGGAACTTGTTGCGCCACATCAAGTTGCACTCAGGAGAGAAGCCTTTCAAATGTCCTGTTTGCAACTACGCTTGTCGCCGGAGAGATGCCCTGGCTGGACACCTACGCACACATACAG CTTCTTCTCCAACTGTGGGAAAACCTTTCAAGTGCAGCTACTGTAGTCGAAGCTACAAACAACAGAGCACACTCGAAGAGCATCTAGAGCGCTGCCATAGTTATCTGAAAAGCCTGGACCACCAGACAGCAGCCATTGCACAGACAGCACAGG ACGAAGAGTCAGTAAATATGGAGACGATTACTAAACCTGTGCTCCAGCCATCCAGTGAAAAGATCCAGTTTGTGGATAGACTGGCTATTAGCATCACCAAACGCAAGAGGTCAACGCCACAGAAGTTTCTGG GTGAGAAGCACATGCACCTTGACCTACCTGAAGCACCTTACGAATTGTCCTCTGGCTCTGAGAAGGACGGGGACCTCATGAGCTCTCAGCCCGCTGGGGACTCTGCTCGGTCGGCTGGTCCACATCTCCAAGGCGGCAGGGGTAAAGGGGAGAACCATGAGCCGCCTGCACTGTCTCAGCTCCATCCTGCCTTCCTGTCGGAGGTACGCACGGTTATGGGCTCCATCAACAGCAACGTGACTCCTCAGGGCCCCCGGGCCCATGGTGGAGGTGGGATGGCAGCGGTGTCTCTTGGCCTGGCGGGGCGGGAGGCGGGTGAAGGCCGCGATGACCAGCGCTCAGCCCACAGCTACACCACCTCGCCCAACGGCTGCCCCGActctacagacacagagagcacAGCAGAAGAGCAGAGCACAAGGGCTACAGCCCCGACAAGTACCTCCAACAACCACCACCTCCACTACCAAACCCCAGCACTGCCCCGCAGCCATCCCACTTCCAGCCCCAGGCAGGCCAAAGACTCGGACCCAGAGTGGGAGAGAGCGTGTCCTGCGCCCCCCATCATAGCAAAGAGGAGCCCCGTCTCGCCCCTTTCTTCCAGGGAGACTGTGCAGGTGTTAGACAGGGACGGACGACCAGTGCGCTCCTTCCACTGCCGGCACTGTCGCATCCTCTTCCTGGACCACGTCATGTTCACCATCCACATGGGCTGCCACGGCTTCCGCCAGCCCTTCGAGTGCAACATCTGCGGCCACCGCAGCCAGGACCGCTACGAGTTCTCGTCTCACATCAGCCGCGGAGAGCATCAGGTGGGCTGA
- the ikzf4 gene encoding zinc finger protein Eos isoform X2, whose translation MNADDCNGCSFAQGNGGESSTEQDFYGGLQGPSARSPNSQQSSPHRSLSANSIKVELCSDDESPGAPQPENREAVRDDSRRDDPMEEGSAEYAGAGADRGSVYNEMASPNAASPGPIRLANGKLQCEVCGMICIGPNVLMVHKRSHTGERPFQCNQCGASFTQKGNLLRHIKLHSGEKPFKCPVCNYACRRRDALAGHLRTHTASSPTVGKPFKCSYCSRSYKQQSTLEEHLERCHSYLKSLDHQTAAIAQTAQDEESVNMETITKPVLQPSSEKIQFVDRLAISITKRKRSTPQKFLGEKHMHLDLPEAPYELSSGSEKDGDLMSSQPAGDSARSAGPHLQGGRGKGENHEPPALSQLHPAFLSEVRTVMGSINSNVTPQGPRAHGGGGMAAVSLGLAGREAGEGRDDQRSAHSYTTSPNGCPDSTDTESTAEEQSTRATAPTSTSNNHHLHYQTPALPRSHPTSSPRQAKDSDPEWERACPAPPIIAKRSPVSPLSSRETVQVLDRDGRPVRSFHCRHCRILFLDHVMFTIHMGCHGFRQPFECNICGHRSQDRYEFSSHISRGEHQVG comes from the exons ATGAATGCTGATGACTGCAATGGATGCTCATTTGCACAAG GTAATGGAGGAGAGTCATCAACGGAACAGGACTTTTATGGCGGGTTGCAGGGCCCTTCAGCGAGATCTCCAAACAGTCAGCAGTCGTCACCACACCGCTCCCTTAGTG CAAACTCCATCAAGGTTGAGCTGTGCAGCGACGATGAGTCACCAGGTGCTCCACAGCCAGAGAACAGAGAGGCTGTGAGGGACGATAGCAGGAGGGATGACCCCATGGAAGAGGGGAGCGCCGAGTACGCTGGGGCTGGCGCAGACAGAGGGAGCGTTTACAACGAGATGGCCAGTCCGAATGCTGCTTCACCGGGACCCATCCGGCTGGCCAATGGTAAGCTCCAGTGCGAGGTGTGCGGGATGATCTGCATCGGACCCAACGTGCTGATGGTGCACAAGCGTAGCCACACAG GCGAGAGGCCGTTCCAGTGTAACCAGTGTGGAGCTTCCTTCACCCAGAAGGGGAACTTGTTGCGCCACATCAAGTTGCACTCAGGAGAGAAGCCTTTCAAATGTCCTGTTTGCAACTACGCTTGTCGCCGGAGAGATGCCCTGGCTGGACACCTACGCACACATACAG CTTCTTCTCCAACTGTGGGAAAACCTTTCAAGTGCAGCTACTGTAGTCGAAGCTACAAACAACAGAGCACACTCGAAGAGCATCTAGAGCGCTGCCATAGTTATCTGAAAAGCCTGGACCACCAGACAGCAGCCATTGCACAGACAGCACAGG ACGAAGAGTCAGTAAATATGGAGACGATTACTAAACCTGTGCTCCAGCCATCCAGTGAAAAGATCCAGTTTGTGGATAGACTGGCTATTAGCATCACCAAACGCAAGAGGTCAACGCCACAGAAGTTTCTGG GTGAGAAGCACATGCACCTTGACCTACCTGAAGCACCTTACGAATTGTCCTCTGGCTCTGAGAAGGACGGGGACCTCATGAGCTCTCAGCCCGCTGGGGACTCTGCTCGGTCGGCTGGTCCACATCTCCAAGGCGGCAGGGGTAAAGGGGAGAACCATGAGCCGCCTGCACTGTCTCAGCTCCATCCTGCCTTCCTGTCGGAGGTACGCACGGTTATGGGCTCCATCAACAGCAACGTGACTCCTCAGGGCCCCCGGGCCCATGGTGGAGGTGGGATGGCAGCGGTGTCTCTTGGCCTGGCGGGGCGGGAGGCGGGTGAAGGCCGCGATGACCAGCGCTCAGCCCACAGCTACACCACCTCGCCCAACGGCTGCCCCGActctacagacacagagagcacAGCAGAAGAGCAGAGCACAAGGGCTACAGCCCCGACAAGTACCTCCAACAACCACCACCTCCACTACCAAACCCCAGCACTGCCCCGCAGCCATCCCACTTCCAGCCCCAGGCAGGCCAAAGACTCGGACCCAGAGTGGGAGAGAGCGTGTCCTGCGCCCCCCATCATAGCAAAGAGGAGCCCCGTCTCGCCCCTTTCTTCCAGGGAGACTGTGCAGGTGTTAGACAGGGACGGACGACCAGTGCGCTCCTTCCACTGCCGGCACTGTCGCATCCTCTTCCTGGACCACGTCATGTTCACCATCCACATGGGCTGCCACGGCTTCCGCCAGCCCTTCGAGTGCAACATCTGCGGCCACCGCAGCCAGGACCGCTACGAGTTCTCGTCTCACATCAGCCGCGGAGAGCATCAGGTGGGCTGA
- the wnt10b gene encoding protein Wnt-10b isoform X2: MDGTAEGKMERCVQPTTQTCCGRPVDDEVMEMLGGHGHCDAGWLLLWNCHLPKRVLCNDILSLKVAGDPVLTPNSVCLRLAGLSKRQMRMCVRSPDVTASALQGIQVAIHECQHQLRDQRWNCSSLEGLGKLPHHNTILNRGFRESAFSLALLAAGVAHSVASACSMGKLRGCGCEAKRRQDDDKIRLKLTQLQLQTLQKGGVGLGMARSLPSELNSHHGDLPANLRSTHPSALLKPLPDELSSMQETWEWGGCSHDVRFGDRFSRDWLDSRGSPRDIHARMRIHNNRMGRQVVTENMKRKCKCHGTSGSCQFKTCWHVSPEFRLVGSLLKEKFRSAIFVNSQNKNNGVFNPRTGNGAGGSTGGLNGGRRRTMSRELVYFEKSPDFCERDASVDSPGTQGRICNKTSYGTDSCGSLCCGRGHNILKQTRSERCNCRFHWCCYVLCEECRLTEWVNVCK; encoded by the exons ATGGATGGGACTGCAGAAGGAAAGATGGAGAGGTGTGTGCAGCCAACCACACAGACAT GTTGTGGCAGGCCGGTAGATGATGAAGTGATGGAGATGTTAGGAGGCCACGGCCATTGTGATGCTGGGTGGCTGTTACTCTGGAACTGCCATCTGCCGAAAAG ggtgCTGTGTAATGATATCCTCAGCCTGAAGGTGGCAGGAGATCCAGTGCTAACCCCTAACTCGGTGTGTCTGAGGCTGGCAGGCCTCAGTAAACGTCAGATGCGGATGTGTGTGCGGAGCCCGGATGTGACGGCCTCTGCTCTGCAGGGCATCCAGGTGGCCATCCACGAATGCCAGCACCAGCTCCGGGACCAGCGCTGGAACTGCTCCTCGCTGGAAGGCCTTGGCAAGCTTCCCCACCACAACACCATCCTCAACAGGG GTTTTCGTGAGAGTGCCTTCTCTCTGGCCCTGTTGGCAGCGGGTGTGGCTCACTCTGTGGCCTCGGCCTGCAGCATGGGCAAGCTGCGGGGGTGTGGCTGCGAGGCCAAGCGTCGCCAGGACGATGACAAGATCCGGCTGAAGCTcacacagctgcagctgcagacCCTGCAGAAGGGTGGAGTAGGCCTCGGCATGGCGCGGTCATTACCCTCAGAGCTAAACAGTCACCATGGCGACCTGCCCGCTAACCTGCGCTCCACCCATCCCTCCGCCCTGCTCAAGCCTTTACCAGATGAGCTGAGCTCCATGCAGGAGACGTGGGAGTGGGGGGGCTGCAGTCATGACGTCCGTTTCGGGGACCGTTTTTCCAGGGACTGGCTCGACTCCCGCGGGTCTCCAAGAGACATCCACGCTCGCATGAGGATACATAACAACCGGATGGGACGACAG GTAGTGACTGAAAACATGAAGAGGAAGTGCAAATGTCACGGCACCTCAGGGAGCTGTCAGTTCAAGACCTGCTGGCATGTGTCTCCAGAGTTCCGGCTTGTGGGTTCTCTACTCAAGGAAAAGTTCCGGTCAGCAATCTTCGTCAACTCCCAGAACAAGAACAATGGGGTTTTTAACCCTCGGACAGGAAACGGCGCCGGCGGGAGCACAGGGGGACTCAACGGAGGTCGCCGTCGAACCATGTCCAGAGAGCTGGTGTACTTTGAGAAGTCCCCTGATTTCTGTGAGCGCGACGCGTCTGTAGACTCTCCTGGCACACAAGGACGCATCTGCAACAAAACCAGCTACGGCACAGACAGCTGCGGCTCGCTGTGCTGCGGCCGCGGACACAACATCCTGAAACAGACACGCAGCGAGCGCTGCAACTGCAGGTTCCACTGGTGTTGCTACGTGCTGTGCGAGGAGTGCCGTCTCACAGAGTGGGTCAATGTGTGCAAGTAG